In Nitratireductor basaltis, the following are encoded in one genomic region:
- a CDS encoding branched-chain amino acid ABC transporter permease, producing the protein MSDVKTEQMQPHSTDGKMNMQGPIAVVGVIALGASMVFLAGQGLSSYVITLLALLFINAALAVSLTLTNGLTGLFSLGHPAFMTIGAYVAAILTFSARRKGSMLPALPEWLATTELSMLPALLIAGIAGGLVALAVGGAVLRLKGHYLAVATLGLIIVVQGLATNWDGITRGGSGISGLPRHVDIWWAFAFLVVVVFVTWRIKFSSLGRAMMAVRENELAAECSGINASRLKILAFVIGAIMAAMAGALLSHLISVVTPKTYSVLLAFNIVVMVVIGGSGSIFGAIVAATAITILSESLRPVEESIGLYGMSQVIVALCLIIVLYLKPSGLFGSNEPRSLRKLFGQRV; encoded by the coding sequence ATGAGTGATGTGAAGACAGAGCAGATGCAGCCTCATTCAACTGACGGCAAGATGAATATGCAGGGGCCGATCGCGGTTGTCGGCGTGATCGCGCTTGGCGCTTCGATGGTTTTTCTCGCGGGGCAGGGGCTCAGCAGCTACGTAATCACGCTGCTGGCGCTGCTGTTTATTAATGCCGCGCTGGCTGTGTCGCTGACCCTGACAAACGGACTGACGGGTCTGTTTTCTCTGGGCCATCCGGCTTTCATGACCATTGGTGCCTATGTGGCGGCGATCCTGACCTTCTCCGCCAGACGTAAGGGCTCCATGCTGCCCGCATTGCCGGAGTGGCTCGCCACGACCGAACTCTCCATGCTTCCCGCGCTGCTCATAGCAGGCATTGCTGGCGGCCTGGTGGCGCTGGCCGTTGGTGGTGCCGTGCTCCGCCTCAAGGGCCATTATCTGGCGGTAGCCACGCTAGGACTCATCATCGTTGTGCAAGGCCTTGCGACAAACTGGGACGGGATCACACGCGGTGGCTCGGGCATCAGTGGCCTGCCGCGCCACGTGGACATCTGGTGGGCTTTTGCCTTCCTCGTGGTAGTGGTGTTCGTCACTTGGAGGATCAAGTTCTCATCCCTGGGCCGAGCGATGATGGCAGTGCGTGAGAATGAGCTGGCTGCGGAATGCAGCGGCATCAACGCCTCCCGGCTGAAGATCCTTGCATTCGTCATCGGCGCGATCATGGCCGCCATGGCAGGCGCGCTGCTGTCTCATCTGATCAGCGTGGTAACGCCGAAGACCTACTCCGTGCTGCTGGCCTTCAACATCGTGGTCATGGTCGTGATTGGTGGCTCGGGCAGCATCTTCGGGGCAATCGTGGCGGCTACTGCCATCACGATCCTGTCGGAGTCGCTGCGACCTGTTGAGGAAAGCATCGGTCTATACGGTATGAGCCAAGTCATCGTCGCGCTCTGCCTGATCATCGTTCTATATCTCAAGCCTTCGGGCCTCTTTGGCAGCAATGAACCCAGATCACTGCGCAAACTCTTTGGACAGCGGGTATGA
- a CDS encoding branched-chain amino acid ABC transporter permease, which produces MTQYLFQQIINGLALGSLYALVAIGFSMIYGIVRLINFAHGDLVMIGSFSTLALVAAGIPWPLILLFVLAVGAMAGMMIETVVFRPMRGSSQVTGFIATLAVSIAIQNSALMVLTGQPRNFLFPAYMRQRLELGGVSASLTDIIIIVLTLLLIAGLFLIVYRTRLGTAMRATAENLTAARLMGVAVNRTILAAFAIGSALAAVSGLFWGGKFGQIDPLLGFVPGLKAFVACVIGGVGSIGGAMMGGYILGLAEVLFVGLLPQEYSGYRDTFVFLLLIVILLVRPSGLFVRQSGERA; this is translated from the coding sequence ATGACCCAGTATCTCTTCCAGCAGATCATCAACGGCCTTGCGCTGGGCAGCCTTTATGCGCTGGTCGCCATTGGCTTTTCGATGATCTACGGCATTGTCCGCCTGATCAATTTCGCTCATGGCGATCTGGTGATGATCGGCTCCTTTTCCACCCTCGCACTCGTTGCGGCAGGGATACCCTGGCCATTGATCCTGCTGTTCGTGCTCGCGGTGGGTGCCATGGCTGGCATGATGATCGAGACAGTCGTCTTCCGCCCGATGCGCGGTTCCAGCCAGGTGACGGGCTTCATCGCGACACTGGCAGTCTCCATCGCCATCCAGAACAGTGCTCTGATGGTGCTGACAGGACAGCCACGCAACTTTCTGTTTCCCGCCTATATGCGCCAGCGGCTTGAGCTCGGCGGCGTTAGCGCCTCGCTGACGGACATCATCATCATCGTTCTCACACTTCTGCTGATCGCAGGCCTGTTCCTCATCGTCTATCGCACGCGCCTCGGCACAGCGATGCGTGCCACTGCTGAGAACCTGACTGCGGCCCGGCTCATGGGTGTCGCGGTCAACCGCACGATCCTTGCAGCCTTCGCCATTGGCAGTGCACTTGCCGCAGTTTCGGGCCTCTTCTGGGGCGGGAAGTTCGGGCAGATCGATCCGCTGCTCGGCTTTGTGCCGGGCCTCAAGGCCTTCGTTGCCTGCGTCATCGGTGGTGTGGGTTCGATCGGTGGAGCCATGATGGGGGGCTATATTCTTGGCCTCGCCGAAGTACTTTTCGTCGGACTGTTGCCCCAGGAATATTCCGGCTACCGGGATACTTTCGTGTTCCTGCTTCTCATCGTCATCCTGCTGGTTCGCCCCTCAGGTCTGTTTGTCCGCCAGTCAGGGGAGCGTGCTTGA
- a CDS encoding ABC transporter ATP-binding protein — protein MLEVRNLNVVRGATHVLKDVSLTVREGELTALIGANGAGKSTTLLTLSGLLRPKSGEIRFTADGSELDLARASSEKIVRHGLIHCPEGRQIFQSLTVAENLEMGAYTRKDPGQVKKDMERILTLFPILAERSDIPAGSMSGGEQMMLAIGRALLAKPKMLLLDEPSLGLAPQIVETIFDVIEQLKETGVTILLIEQNAAMALDIADHAHVLENGRIVLSGSGAELAANDRVRQSYLGGAA, from the coding sequence ATGCTTGAGGTCAGGAACCTCAATGTCGTCCGCGGTGCAACGCATGTGCTGAAGGACGTCTCCCTTACGGTGCGTGAGGGTGAGCTGACGGCTCTGATCGGCGCAAATGGCGCGGGGAAGTCGACAACGCTGCTCACCCTGTCTGGTCTGCTGCGCCCAAAATCGGGCGAAATACGCTTTACGGCGGATGGCAGTGAACTCGACCTCGCTCGCGCCTCATCCGAGAAGATCGTACGCCACGGCCTCATTCACTGCCCCGAAGGTCGCCAGATTTTTCAATCGCTAACTGTCGCTGAAAATCTCGAGATGGGGGCCTATACCCGAAAGGATCCGGGGCAGGTGAAGAAGGACATGGAGCGTATCCTGACCCTCTTCCCCATTCTGGCGGAACGTTCGGACATCCCGGCAGGCTCGATGTCGGGCGGAGAGCAGATGATGCTTGCAATCGGCCGCGCGCTGCTCGCCAAGCCAAAGATGCTCTTGCTGGATGAACCGTCTTTGGGCCTGGCCCCGCAAATCGTGGAAACGATCTTCGATGTGATTGAACAGCTTAAAGAAACGGGCGTGACGATTTTGCTCATCGAACAGAATGCGGCCATGGCACTCGATATCGCGGACCACGCTCATGTGCTGGAAAACGGCCGGATCGTGCTGTCGGGCAGTGGCGCGGAACTGGCCGCCAATGACCGGGTGCGTCAATCCTATCTCGGAGGCGCAGCATGA
- a CDS encoding ABC transporter ATP-binding protein, with protein sequence MSGSNQSRRSLPTFVPNDTKSYASCNMYLFVDVDIRPQLALAAKGSRKNVNEKAVIEARSLSKRFGGLLAVDGYSLTLNSGDLVGLIGPNGAGKTTAFNLLTGVLPCSSGTIAINGRDMTGAAPHEMARKGIARTFQNIRLFDDLSVLENVMCGGHERYSASTFSTLLQLPSFWRAEDQLRQVSEDILERIGLGKFAASRAGDLSYGDQRRVEIGRALAGGPKALLLDEPAAGLNPSETTELVSFIREINKEFGIAVLVVEHDMHLVMGLCERVQVLNRGQLIAEGTPKEIQKNDAVIEAYLGTRRKGKAHA encoded by the coding sequence ATGTCTGGTTCCAATCAGTCAAGGCGATCCCTCCCAACGTTTGTACCAAATGATACAAAATCGTACGCTTCATGCAATATGTATCTTTTTGTTGACGTGGACATTCGCCCGCAGTTAGCTTTGGCAGCAAAGGGGAGCCGCAAAAACGTGAATGAAAAAGCAGTTATAGAAGCGCGGTCGCTTTCGAAGAGATTCGGGGGGCTGCTGGCGGTGGATGGCTACAGCCTGACGCTGAACAGCGGTGATCTTGTCGGGCTGATTGGACCCAATGGTGCGGGGAAAACAACCGCGTTCAATTTGCTGACAGGTGTCTTGCCTTGCAGCTCCGGCACCATCGCCATCAATGGCCGTGACATGACGGGTGCCGCTCCTCATGAGATGGCCCGCAAGGGGATCGCCAGAACCTTCCAGAACATCCGTCTGTTTGATGACTTGAGCGTGCTTGAGAACGTGATGTGCGGCGGTCACGAGCGCTATAGCGCGTCCACATTCTCGACCCTTCTGCAACTGCCTTCATTCTGGCGCGCTGAAGACCAGCTCAGGCAGGTCAGTGAAGATATTCTCGAGCGGATCGGTTTGGGAAAATTCGCAGCATCGCGAGCAGGTGACCTCTCTTATGGTGATCAGCGGCGGGTGGAAATCGGCCGTGCTCTCGCAGGCGGCCCGAAGGCTCTTCTGCTGGACGAGCCAGCCGCTGGACTGAACCCGTCCGAGACAACCGAACTCGTGAGCTTCATCCGCGAGATCAACAAGGAGTTTGGCATCGCCGTCCTGGTCGTCGAACATGACATGCATCTGGTGATGGGGCTTTGCGAGCGCGTTCAGGTGCTCAACCGTGGTCAGCTCATTGCCGAGGGAACACCGAAAGAAATCCAGAAGAATGATGCTGTGATCGAAGCCTATCTAGGCACGCGGCGGAAGGGGAAAGCCCATGCTTGA
- a CDS encoding N-formylglutamate amidohydrolase, which yields MTDWNQTSRETKRVLAPHEPPPLEVVNAQGKSEFFLICEHAGNRIPEALGDMGLSEEDRQRHIAWDIGARAVALELSKMLDAPLYMQRYSRLVCDCNRRPDVPSFAPEKSEATIVPANQNLSAADREARANEIFWPFHNAVTEALDARNAAGRTTKLVTVHSFTPVFHGEKRPWEIGVLFNRDRDFAPRIYEWLTTNTDRVIGSNEPYAVGDDSDYAIPVHGEKRGIPCVEFEIRNDLIADPANAPRWAGYLRDAVTGV from the coding sequence TTGACTGATTGGAACCAGACATCTCGGGAGACGAAACGCGTGCTGGCACCCCACGAGCCGCCGCCTCTTGAGGTCGTCAATGCTCAGGGCAAATCCGAATTCTTCCTCATCTGCGAGCATGCTGGAAACAGGATCCCCGAAGCGCTTGGCGACATGGGTCTGTCGGAAGAAGACCGCCAACGCCACATCGCCTGGGATATCGGCGCGCGCGCCGTAGCGCTCGAATTGTCAAAGATGCTGGACGCGCCGCTCTACATGCAGCGCTATTCGCGTCTGGTTTGCGACTGCAACCGCCGTCCGGATGTGCCGAGTTTCGCGCCGGAAAAAAGCGAAGCGACGATCGTCCCGGCCAATCAGAATTTGAGCGCGGCCGATCGCGAGGCGCGCGCCAATGAAATCTTCTGGCCCTTCCACAATGCCGTGACCGAAGCACTTGATGCCCGCAACGCAGCAGGTCGAACCACCAAACTGGTTACTGTTCACTCTTTCACGCCTGTCTTCCACGGCGAGAAGCGCCCCTGGGAAATCGGTGTGCTCTTCAATCGTGACCGCGACTTCGCTCCGCGCATCTATGAATGGCTCACCACCAACACCGACCGCGTTATCGGCTCGAATGAGCCCTACGCGGTTGGAGATGATTCCGACTATGCGATCCCGGTCCACGGCGAAAAGCGCGGAATCCCCTGCGTGGAGTTCGAAATCCGCAACGACCTGATCGCCGATCCTGCCAACGCTCCACGATGGGCTGGGTATCTGAGGGATGCAGTGACGGGGGTTTGA
- a CDS encoding glycosyltransferase family 4 protein: MRVLLLCRGGEIAGSQRQVLYLLKAASKLDIKYLVVVDEPGEMLREVRKTDTPVILCNQPPWRKGRNILSRYVKLKQIQKIAGDFAPSIVHANDVWRNEYAMRSARKQGVPWVAHLRGPLQLRDYEKHKVQYADAVISIAERYSIDAMNAGISSEKIFTVGDAVDTETFISGPAPAPHKRPKFMLVGRIEPEKRVLDAVKVFAQLPPEVGSLHIFGSPTDRSYADEVEEYIRANHLGNRVALEGRISPDGMPAALAEHDVLLSLSGGSVMFEAMASETAVISVRDDGLHSHHTIDGMTAICITCSTPGEIAHEILARQPEWMSKELRLKARSYVEEQLSVDAIATKTLAVYRAALRRS; this comes from the coding sequence ATGAGAGTATTGCTGCTTTGCAGGGGTGGTGAAATTGCTGGCTCACAACGGCAGGTGCTTTACCTTCTCAAGGCTGCCTCCAAACTTGACATCAAGTACCTCGTTGTCGTCGACGAACCAGGTGAGATGCTGCGAGAGGTTCGCAAGACTGATACCCCAGTGATCCTTTGCAACCAGCCCCCTTGGCGTAAAGGCAGGAACATCCTTTCACGATACGTAAAGCTCAAGCAGATCCAGAAGATCGCAGGAGACTTTGCTCCGTCGATAGTTCACGCGAATGATGTCTGGCGAAACGAATATGCGATGCGTTCGGCTCGAAAACAGGGTGTACCTTGGGTGGCACATCTTCGCGGGCCACTTCAGCTTCGGGACTACGAAAAGCATAAGGTTCAGTATGCAGATGCTGTGATCTCGATCGCCGAGAGGTACAGCATCGACGCAATGAATGCGGGCATTTCTTCCGAAAAGATATTCACAGTCGGCGATGCGGTAGACACAGAAACGTTCATATCTGGTCCTGCCCCCGCTCCTCACAAGCGACCGAAGTTTATGCTTGTAGGTCGAATTGAGCCGGAGAAGCGCGTCCTAGATGCGGTGAAGGTATTTGCACAACTCCCTCCAGAAGTCGGTTCTCTGCATATTTTTGGTAGCCCAACGGATCGCTCCTACGCAGACGAGGTCGAGGAATACATTCGAGCTAACCATCTGGGTAATCGCGTCGCTCTCGAGGGACGTATTTCTCCTGACGGCATGCCTGCCGCATTGGCGGAACACGATGTTCTGCTCTCTCTCTCAGGTGGCTCTGTGATGTTCGAAGCAATGGCTAGCGAGACGGCGGTGATCTCCGTGCGAGACGATGGACTTCACTCACATCATACAATCGATGGGATGACCGCGATCTGCATTACTTGCTCAACGCCAGGGGAGATCGCCCACGAGATCCTTGCACGACAGCCTGAATGGATGAGCAAGGAGCTCAGGCTCAAAGCACGGTCCTATGTGGAGGAACAGCTTTCAGTGGATGCTATCGCAACGAAAACTCTTGCAGTCTATAGGGCTGCTTTGCGACGGTCGTAG
- a CDS encoding glycosyltransferase family 4 protein gives MAKLQILIVVGQLLKLGGKERDALAVARKLGEEGHPFQILTRAAAPELAAKLPIICLERVPHTNHAALAALAKTAEGMKRSGKADIVLTFERIGPADFYYAADLHQEWSWQKRLLPRYATLSRLAQRLFESPRQFSFFLGEQQALEYSRVYHLREERFRILSPVIHADRADELRRIAQESKPENGERVRLLSIATAAENKGVDLSIRAIARCPDAQLTVIGLKSKDAKRMRSLAQSLNCDPRVDIVDYGDVLAQLQHADLLLHPARLENTGTVIAEALLAGVPVIATENCGYAKFLRDGAGIVLPQQPTIDQIVEALEKGREAKHLLHMRQCSLKKGGELAEIKGAWLNEVVESLSVYDRRKAAL, from the coding sequence GTGGCGAAGCTGCAGATACTGATTGTCGTTGGGCAATTGCTAAAGCTTGGAGGCAAGGAGCGAGACGCGCTGGCAGTGGCTCGAAAGCTCGGGGAGGAGGGGCATCCATTCCAGATATTGACCCGTGCGGCGGCACCGGAGCTTGCAGCAAAACTCCCAATCATCTGTCTCGAGAGAGTGCCTCACACAAACCATGCAGCGCTTGCCGCGCTTGCCAAAACTGCGGAGGGCATGAAGCGTAGCGGGAAGGCCGATATTGTGTTGACGTTTGAGAGGATCGGCCCAGCAGATTTTTACTACGCAGCTGACCTTCATCAGGAGTGGTCCTGGCAAAAACGCTTGCTGCCGCGCTATGCAACATTGTCGAGGCTTGCACAGAGACTTTTCGAGTCCCCCCGCCAGTTTTCTTTCTTCCTCGGAGAGCAACAGGCACTGGAATACTCCAGAGTTTATCATCTGCGGGAAGAGAGGTTCCGTATTCTGTCGCCCGTCATTCACGCGGATCGTGCAGACGAACTTCGGAGAATTGCGCAGGAATCCAAGCCGGAGAATGGCGAACGGGTCAGGCTTCTGAGCATAGCCACTGCTGCCGAGAACAAGGGAGTGGACTTGTCGATCCGGGCTATCGCGAGGTGCCCGGATGCTCAGCTCACCGTAATCGGATTGAAGTCAAAGGATGCGAAGCGCATGCGGTCGCTAGCTCAGTCGCTGAACTGCGATCCAAGAGTTGACATCGTGGACTACGGTGATGTCCTCGCGCAATTACAGCACGCCGACTTACTGTTGCATCCGGCGCGCCTAGAAAACACGGGGACTGTCATTGCCGAAGCTCTTCTCGCAGGCGTGCCCGTTATAGCCACGGAAAACTGTGGTTATGCAAAGTTCCTGCGTGATGGCGCTGGAATCGTTCTGCCGCAGCAGCCAACTATCGATCAAATAGTCGAGGCGCTTGAGAAGGGTCGCGAGGCTAAGCACCTACTCCACATGCGCCAATGCAGCTTGAAGAAAGGTGGTGAGCTCGCGGAAATAAAGGGCGCTTGGCTAAACGAGGTAGTGGAAAGCCTATCTGTCTACGACCGTCGCAAAGCAGCCCTATAG
- the cysG gene encoding siroheme synthase CysG yields the protein MSIRSLQPNDARRVNEKRERVGPLATLPVFYKLHGRKALIAGGTEAAAWKAELLAAAGAEVHVFAEELDPGFSDLIADGAGAYVWHRQPWACDSFKGMQVAICDAATDGEARAFHCTARAAGVAVNVIDKPAFCEFQFGSIVNRSPSVIAISTDGAAPILGQAIRRRIETMVPPSVAAWAKLAQTIRAAVNERFAPGGERRVFWEAFVDHAFAAQPTATTVRELFAGTAALKRKRALGTGRVTLVGAGPGDAELLTLKAVRALQAADVILFDDLVSGDVLELARREARRMLVGKRGGRDSCRQEDINDMMVKLARAGKHVVRLKGGDPMIFGRAGEEIARLEAEGIPVCVVPGITSALAMAAELGVSLTHRDHAQSVRFATGHSRHGEMPAEMDWAGIADPRTTTIFYMAGRTATEISVRLAAAGMDPGTPVVISKAVSREGFELWSGPLRSLPEGIAITGYDEPVLIGIGPVFAAVAARQFDQTPRAVSAAGQ from the coding sequence ATGAGCATCAGATCATTGCAGCCGAATGATGCACGGCGCGTGAACGAGAAACGCGAGCGCGTGGGGCCGCTCGCGACCTTGCCGGTTTTCTACAAGCTTCATGGCCGCAAGGCGCTGATTGCGGGCGGAACGGAAGCCGCCGCCTGGAAGGCTGAACTGCTCGCCGCCGCAGGTGCCGAGGTGCATGTTTTTGCCGAAGAACTCGACCCGGGCTTCAGCGACCTGATTGCGGACGGCGCCGGCGCCTATGTCTGGCACCGGCAACCCTGGGCCTGTGACAGCTTCAAAGGCATGCAGGTCGCCATCTGCGATGCTGCCACCGATGGCGAGGCAAGGGCCTTCCACTGCACCGCTCGCGCTGCCGGCGTCGCCGTCAACGTGATCGACAAGCCTGCCTTCTGTGAGTTCCAGTTCGGCTCGATCGTCAATCGTTCTCCCTCGGTGATCGCGATTTCTACCGATGGCGCAGCACCGATCCTCGGACAGGCGATCCGCCGCCGTATAGAAACCATGGTTCCGCCCTCGGTCGCAGCATGGGCAAAGCTCGCGCAGACAATCCGCGCAGCGGTCAATGAACGCTTCGCTCCAGGCGGTGAGCGCCGGGTCTTCTGGGAAGCCTTCGTCGATCACGCCTTCGCCGCTCAGCCGACCGCCACAACCGTCAGGGAACTGTTCGCCGGCACAGCGGCGCTGAAGCGGAAAAGGGCCTTGGGCACCGGCAGGGTAACACTGGTCGGCGCGGGCCCGGGTGACGCGGAACTGCTGACACTGAAGGCGGTCCGCGCGCTTCAGGCCGCCGACGTCATCCTGTTCGACGATCTCGTCTCGGGCGACGTTCTGGAACTCGCCCGCCGTGAGGCACGGCGCATGTTGGTGGGGAAACGCGGAGGCCGCGACAGCTGCCGACAGGAAGACATCAACGATATGATGGTGAAGCTTGCCAGGGCCGGCAAGCACGTGGTGCGGCTGAAGGGCGGTGATCCGATGATTTTCGGCCGTGCGGGCGAGGAAATCGCCCGGCTGGAGGCGGAAGGCATACCGGTCTGCGTGGTTCCGGGGATAACCTCCGCACTCGCGATGGCTGCCGAACTCGGTGTGTCCCTGACACACAGGGATCACGCGCAGTCAGTGCGATTCGCGACCGGTCACAGCCGTCATGGCGAAATGCCGGCAGAGATGGACTGGGCCGGGATTGCTGATCCCCGAACCACCACGATATTCTATATGGCTGGACGCACTGCCACAGAAATCTCGGTCAGGCTTGCTGCCGCTGGCATGGACCCGGGCACGCCCGTGGTCATCTCGAAGGCCGTGTCACGCGAGGGCTTCGAACTATGGTCCGGGCCGCTTCGCTCCCTTCCCGAAGGTATTGCCATCACTGGCTACGATGAGCCTGTACTCATCGGCATCGGCCCGGTATTCGCGGCGGTCGCCGCAAGACAGTTTGACCAAACACCAAGGGCAGTTTCCGCCGCAGGTCAATGA
- a CDS encoding nitrate reductase yields MRDEPGLEVRTTCPYCGVGCGVVASSNRQGVVAVRGDPEHPANFGRLCSKGSALAETLDLDGRLLYPEIRGERATWDAALDTVAKRFSSAIAEHGPDSVAFYVSGQLLTEDYYVANKLMKGFIGSANIDTNSRLCMASSVAGHRRAFGSDTVPGTYEDLELADLVVLTGSNLAWCHPVLYQRIAAAKAARPGMKVVLIDPRRTMTADIADLHLPIAPDGDVALFLGLLAHIHDQGLVDAAYVEAHTSGFETALAAARAVGLSELTAQTGLTATELDTFYRMWGAAEKVVTVYSQGVNQSASGTDKVNAIINCHIATGRIGRPGTGPFSVTGQPNAMGGREVGGLANMLAAHMDIENPEHRALVQRFWKSPVIADRPGLKAVDLFKAVSEGRIKALWIMATNPVDSLPDADAVEAALEACPFVVVSDIVAETDTIRHAHVKLPSLGWGEKDGTVTNSERRISRQRPFLPAPGEARADWWQMAEVGRRMGYEAAFNYTDAAAIFREYAAQTAFENDGSRDLDIGACAEINRESYDALSPFQWPLPVGEGDARSRARFFAEGGYYTADRRACFVSVSPPIKDTAAAGASFTLNTGRVRDHWHTMTRTGKSARLSAHIAEAFAEINPRDARQLGIDDASLVRVANDRGEIVVRALITPRQQPGNIFVPMHWTDQWASSARVDRLVAPVVDPVSGQPALKKTAVTLTKFETSIYGFVISRMKPALETFDYWAVARAQKGWRAEFAHVGAPADSHVLACDLLGLDSGTALLSFTDPQSGLTRHAAFDGVHLAGAVYLSERPVEVSRSWAADQLGQDFENLSSRWRVIAGRPANDMPDKGAIVCACMNVGANEILGAIRGGCMSVDAISKATTAGTNCGSCKSEIKGLLDEHQIIAAE; encoded by the coding sequence ATGAGGGACGAGCCGGGCCTGGAGGTGCGCACAACCTGCCCCTATTGCGGGGTCGGCTGCGGTGTAGTTGCAAGCAGCAACCGACAAGGCGTTGTCGCGGTCAGGGGCGATCCCGAGCACCCCGCCAATTTCGGGCGACTTTGTTCGAAGGGGTCGGCACTCGCCGAGACACTCGATCTGGACGGAAGGCTGCTTTATCCGGAAATCCGGGGTGAGCGTGCCACCTGGGACGCGGCACTCGACACGGTCGCGAAGCGCTTCTCTTCCGCAATCGCCGAGCATGGGCCTGACAGCGTCGCATTCTACGTCTCCGGTCAACTCCTGACGGAGGACTATTACGTCGCCAACAAGCTGATGAAAGGCTTCATCGGCTCGGCCAATATCGACACCAATTCACGGCTTTGCATGGCTTCCTCGGTTGCCGGTCACCGCCGTGCCTTCGGCAGTGACACGGTTCCCGGGACCTACGAGGACCTCGAACTGGCCGATCTGGTGGTGCTGACGGGATCGAACCTCGCCTGGTGCCATCCTGTGCTCTACCAGCGGATTGCCGCCGCCAAGGCAGCGCGACCCGGCATGAAGGTGGTGCTCATCGACCCGCGCCGCACCATGACCGCCGACATTGCCGACCTGCATCTGCCGATCGCTCCGGATGGCGATGTCGCCCTGTTCCTCGGCCTCCTCGCCCATATCCACGATCAAGGTCTCGTTGATGCGGCCTATGTCGAGGCACATACCAGCGGTTTTGAGACCGCCCTTGCCGCGGCCCGCGCGGTCGGGCTTTCCGAACTGACGGCGCAGACCGGGCTGACGGCGACAGAACTGGACACGTTCTACCGAATGTGGGGAGCGGCGGAAAAGGTCGTCACGGTCTACAGTCAGGGCGTCAACCAGTCCGCCTCCGGCACCGACAAGGTCAACGCGATCATCAATTGCCATATTGCGACCGGCCGCATTGGCCGACCGGGAACGGGTCCGTTTTCGGTGACCGGCCAGCCCAACGCAATGGGCGGTCGTGAAGTCGGCGGGCTGGCCAACATGCTCGCAGCCCACATGGACATAGAAAATCCGGAGCACCGCGCGCTGGTCCAACGCTTCTGGAAATCGCCGGTGATCGCCGATCGGCCGGGACTGAAGGCTGTCGATCTGTTCAAGGCTGTGAGCGAAGGTCGCATCAAGGCACTCTGGATCATGGCCACCAACCCGGTGGACTCGCTCCCGGACGCCGACGCGGTCGAGGCCGCGCTTGAGGCCTGCCCCTTTGTTGTCGTTTCCGACATTGTGGCCGAGACCGACACGATCCGGCATGCGCATGTGAAGCTGCCCTCGCTGGGTTGGGGCGAGAAGGACGGCACGGTGACAAATTCCGAGCGCCGCATCTCGCGCCAGCGTCCCTTCCTTCCGGCTCCGGGCGAAGCGCGGGCCGACTGGTGGCAGATGGCAGAGGTCGGTCGGCGCATGGGCTATGAAGCGGCCTTCAACTATACCGACGCGGCAGCGATTTTCCGGGAATACGCCGCCCAGACCGCATTCGAGAACGATGGCAGCCGCGACCTGGACATTGGTGCTTGTGCTGAAATTAACCGGGAAAGCTATGATGCGCTGTCGCCATTCCAGTGGCCGTTGCCGGTCGGGGAGGGCGATGCGCGCAGCAGGGCACGCTTCTTTGCCGAGGGCGGCTACTACACCGCCGACCGTCGCGCCTGTTTCGTGTCTGTTTCGCCGCCAATAAAGGACACTGCCGCGGCGGGTGCGAGCTTTACGCTCAACACCGGTCGCGTCCGCGATCACTGGCACACGATGACGCGAACCGGCAAAAGCGCCAGGCTTTCCGCGCATATCGCTGAAGCCTTTGCCGAAATCAATCCCCGCGACGCCAGGCAGCTTGGCATTGATGATGCCAGTCTTGTGCGTGTCGCCAATGACCGCGGCGAGATTGTCGTGCGTGCGCTGATCACCCCGCGGCAGCAGCCGGGCAATATATTCGTGCCGATGCACTGGACCGACCAGTGGGCCTCTTCCGCCCGCGTCGATCGGCTGGTCGCGCCGGTGGTGGATCCTGTATCTGGTCAGCCGGCGCTCAAGAAGACAGCCGTGACGCTTACAAAGTTCGAGACGAGCATTTACGGGTTCGTCATCAGCCGGATGAAACCTGCCCTCGAGACCTTCGATTACTGGGCGGTGGCGCGAGCGCAGAAGGGTTGGCGTGCGGAGTTCGCGCATGTCGGCGCACCGGCTGACAGCCATGTGCTCGCCTGCGACCTTCTGGGGCTGGATAGCGGTACCGCACTTCTGTCGTTTACTGATCCGCAGAGTGGACTGACCCGCCATGCCGCCTTCGACGGCGTGCATCTGGCCGGAGCGGTCTACCTCTCGGAGCGTCCGGTGGAGGTCTCGCGCAGTTGGGCCGCTGACCAGTTGGGGCAGGATTTCGAGAACCTGTCATCGCGCTGGCGCGTGATCGCCGGACGGCCGGCAAATGACATGCCTGACAAGGGCGCGATTGTCTGCGCCTGCATGAATGTTGGTGCCAATGAAATCCTCGGGGCGATCCGCGGCGGCTGCATGAGCGTCGACGCAATCTCGAAAGCCACCACCGCCGGTACCAATTGCGGCTCCTGCAAATCGGAAATCAAGGGTCTCCTCGATGAGCATCAGATCATTGCAGCCGAATGA